In the genome of Luteitalea pratensis, the window CGTGCTTCCGGACTCCGGATGCTGCAGGTGCTGCCCGTCAACGACATGGCCACGGGGCAGACCTCGCCGTACTCGGCCCTCAGCGCCATGGCCATCGAACCGCTCTACATCGCCCTCGACGACGTGGCGGACGTGCGCGCGCTGGGTGAGGCCGCGTTTCCCAAGGGTGCGCTGGCGCATCGTGTCGAGCTCAATGCGTCGCCAACGGTGCCGTACGGCGAGGTGAAGGCAATCAAGAAAGTGGCGCTGCGCCGCGCCTTCGATCACTTCCACAGCACGGAGTGGGCCAACGACACCGAGCGAGCGCAGGACCTGCGTGCATACATGGCCGCCGAGCGGTGGTGGCTCGACGACTACGCGCTCTTCCGCGTCCTGCACGACCATCACGATGCGCGGCCGTGGTGGGAGTGGCCTTCCGGCCTGGCAGCACGTGAACCCAGGGCGATGGCAGCCGCGCGGACCAAGCACGCCAACGCCGTGCTCCAGGCGTGCTGGACGCAGTGGATCGCGCAGCGGCAGTGGGAACAGGCCCGGCGCGATCTCGACGGCATCGCCCTGGTCGGCGACCTGCCGTTCATGGTCAGCGCCGATAGCGCCGATGTCTGGGCTCACCAGTCGCTCTTCTCGCGCGAGGCGAGTGTCGGCACGCCGCCGGACGCGTTCTCGGAGACCGGCCAGGACTGGGGCCTGCCCGTGTATCTGTGGGACGCGATGCAGGAGGACGACTTCGGGTGGCTGCGTGCCCGCGGCCGGCGCATGGCGGCGATGTTCGACGCCTTCCGCATCGACCACCTGGTCGGCTTCTACCGTACCTACTGGCGGCCGGCGAACGGCGACACGCCCTTCTTCGTGCCCGATGACGAAGCGAACCAGCGCCTCCTCGGCGAGGCCGTCATCGAGGCGTTCGCCAGCGCCGGCGCGGCCTTGATCGCCGAGGACCTCGGCACCATTCCCGATTTCGTGCGGGCGTCCCTGGAGTCGCTCCGGTTGCCCGGCTACAAGGTCCTGCGCTGGGAGCGCGACTGGCACGTGAAGGGGCAGCCGTTTCACGACCCCGCGACCTACGCGGCGGCATCGCTGGCGACCACCGGCACGCATGACACGGACATGCTGGCTGACTGGTGGGACACGGCGACGCTCGAGGAGAGGAGAGC includes:
- the malQ gene encoding 4-alpha-glucanotransferase, with product MSHAMLGRRAGLLLPLFSARSTRSWGIGDIADLSRLGPWLRASGLRMLQVLPVNDMATGQTSPYSALSAMAIEPLYIALDDVADVRALGEAAFPKGALAHRVELNASPTVPYGEVKAIKKVALRRAFDHFHSTEWANDTERAQDLRAYMAAERWWLDDYALFRVLHDHHDARPWWEWPSGLAAREPRAMAAARTKHANAVLQACWTQWIAQRQWEQARRDLDGIALVGDLPFMVSADSADVWAHQSLFSREASVGTPPDAFSETGQDWGLPVYLWDAMQEDDFGWLRARGRRMAAMFDAFRIDHLVGFYRTYWRPANGDTPFFVPDDEANQRLLGEAVIEAFASAGAALIAEDLGTIPDFVRASLESLRLPGYKVLRWERDWHVKGQPFHDPATYAAASLATTGTHDTDMLADWWDTATLEERRALLAIPGLCTSGVSAGHPFDDSVRDALIEVLMRSGSDLVVFPLQDLFGWRDRINVPATVGPTNWSWASPIPVDRLMDDAASRARTETLRAIVAATGRS